From the genome of Methanofollis sp.:
GACCGCACCGATGCCGCACCGCTCCACCCGGGAAAAGGCAGGGTCGGCCACCACCGAGGCCATCGCCGCCCTCACCTGCGCCTCGTCTGCGCCGAGGTCTAAGAGGGCCCCGATAGTCATGTCGCCGGCTGCGCCGTGAAAAGGATCGAGAAGGAGAATCCGCATACTGAAGCAGTACTTATAAATCCGGGCGTATATGATTGTAACGAATGCCGGAAATGTACCTAAAAGTGGACAGGGCATATCCTGAGGATCAAGGCGGGGGGAAGGCGCGCCTGGATCCCGACACCATGCTCCAGATGAGGCTCTCGCCCGGCGACCTCGTCGAGATCATCGGCAAACGCCGGACCGTCGCCAAGGTCTGGCGGGCGATGGTCTCCGACTGGCAGCAGGGGAAGATCAGGGTCGACAAGTTCACCAGGGAGAACGCCGGGATCGCGGTCGGCGACCGCATCCTTGTGCGAAAGGCAGAGCAGGAGATCGAGGCGCAGAGGGTCGTCCTCGCGCCTCCCGAGGACATGCCGCGGCAGGTCCCGATCAACTTCCAGAGCGTGGTCAACCACCTCATCGACTTCCCGGTGATCAAGAACGACACCGTCCCGATACAGGCCGGGCTGCCCTTCATGCAGCCGCAGATCGTCGCGTTCAAGGCGGTGACGGTCGAGCCCGAGGAAGCGATCATCATCACCAAGAACACGAAGGTCGAGTTCTCGGAGAAACCGGTCGCGGGTTTCGACGGTGTAAGAAGGATCTCGTACGAGGACATCGGCGGCCTCAAGGACGAACTCCAGCGGGTGCGGGAGACGATCGAGCTTCCGATGCGCCACCCCGAACTTTTCAGGAAACTCGGGATCGACCCGCCGAAGGGCGTGCTCCTGTACGGCCCGCCGGGCACGGGAAAGACCCTCATCGCCAAGGCCGTCGCCTCTGAGTCAGGGGCCCACTTCATCTCCATCGCGGGGCCGGAAGTGATCTCGAAGTACTACGGCGAGTCGGAACAGCGCCTGCGTGAGGTCTTCGAGGACGCACGGCAGAACGCCCCGTCGATCATCTTCATCGACGAACTCGACTCCATCGCCCCGAAGAGGGAGGACGTCACCGGAGAGGTGGAGAGACGGGTCGTCGCCCAGTTGCTCACCATGATGGACGGCCTCGAAGAGAGGGGGCAGGTCGTCGTCATCGGCGCAACGAACAGGCTCGACGCCATCGACCCGGCCCTGCGGCGGCCGGGCCGTTTCGACAGGGAGATCGAGATCGGCGGGCCGAACGAGCACGACCGGACGGAGATCTTCAGGATCCATACCCGCGGCATGCCTCTCGCCGACGACGTCTCCATCACCGACCTCGCCAGGCAGACCCACGGTTTCGTGGGGGCCGACCTTGCAGCGCTCGCACGGGAAGGCGCGATCAGGGCGCTCAGGCGGTACATGCCCGAGATCGACCTCGAAGAAGATGAGGTCCCGCCGGAGATCCTGGAAAAGATGGAAGTGACGACCTCTGACTTCAGGGAGGCGCTACGCGACGTCTCCCCGAGCGCCATGCGCGAGGTGCTCCTCGAAGTCCCGCACATCACCTGGAACGACGTCGGCGGCCTCGAGTCAGAGAAAGAGGAGGTGCGGGAGGCCGTCGAGTACCCGCTCACGAGCAGGGACCGTTTCGACGACCTCGGCATCCAGCCGCCGCGGGGCGTCCTGCTGTACGGCCCGCCTGGCACAGGGAAGACCCTCATCGCGAGGGCCGTCGCCTCGGAGTCGGGAGCGAACTTCATCCCGGTGCGGGGCCCGCAGCTTCTCTCGAAGTGGGTCGGCGAGTCAGAACGCGCCGTGCGGGAGATCTTCAAGAAGGCCCGGCAGGTGGCGCCGTCGATCATCTTCTTCGACGAACTCGACGCCCTTGCCCCGGCACGGGGCGGCGGCGCCGAGACGCATGTGGTCGAGAGCGTCCTGAACCAGATCCTCACCGAGATGGACGGCCTGACAGGCCGGGGCGACGTCGTCGTGATGGGAGCGACGAACAGGCCGGACATCGTGGACCCGGCCCTCCTGCGGCCGGGCCGCTTCGACCGCCTCGTCTATATCGGGGCGCCCGACCGGAAGAGTCGGGCGAAGATCATGGACATCCACACCCGCACCATGCCGATCGAAGGCTCGGCCATGAACGAGGCGGTGGCGGCGACCGATGGGCTCGACGGCGCCGGGATAGAGGACATCCTCGCGTCTTTCACGTCGGGGGCCCCGATCGGTATCGACACCTTCAGGGACGCGGCCGCGAAGGCACAGAAAGGCCAGGGCGACCCGCTCGGTGCGGGCGCACGGCGGCGGATGATCGTCGACCTCCTCGGGCTCAGGGGGATCACCCTCGAAGACCCGGGCAGGACCGCCCTCATCGACGCGATCGCCGGGACGACGGACGGGTACGTGGGCTCTGACCTGGAGTCCCTCTGCCGTGAGGCCGGGATGTTTGCGATGCGCGAGAAGACCGGCATCGTCACGAAAAAACACCTGGAGACGGCGGCGAAGAAGGTGCACCCGACGATGAACGAGCGCCTCGTCGATTACTACCAGAGGATCCGCGGCTTCTTCAAAGGCGGCCTGCCCGAGAAGGTCCAGCCGCCCGAGTACCAGTAGGGAAACCTACACCACCTTTTTTTCGGCGACGGCCCCCAATGGGCCCGCATATATAGGAGAATGCACATACATATTCATCGAAGCAATTATATGGATATCAGGTGCCATGAATGCCGAATATCACCACATTTCTTGATGTAAACGCCCGGTACTGTTCCGGCCCAGCCTTTATCTTTGCGAAGGACGGCCGGACGTACACCTTCAGGGAGATGCGGGAGGCCGCCTGCCGCCTTGCCGGCGGCCTCTCCTCTCTCGGCATAAAAAAAGGCGACCGTGTCTGTATCTACCTCGACACCTCGCCCGAATATCTCCTCTCTTACCTTGCGATCTGGCGGATCGGCGCCGTCGCCGTCCCGACGAACGCGGTCTATCATGCAGACGAGGTGAGGTACGCCCTCGCCGACTCCGGGGCCGCGGCCGTGATCACCGACACCGCCGGCGCTCCCACCGTGCGGGTGGTCAGGGCCGACTGCCCGGCCCTCGACCACGTCTGCATCGTCGGCGCCGCGGGAGAGGGCGAGACGGCATGGGACGACCTCATCCGCGCCGACCCCCTGGAGAGGGCGACAGACTGCTCCTTCGACGACCTCTGCCAGCTCCAGTACACCTCGGGAACGACCGGACGCCCGAAAGGGGCGATGCTCACTCAGGGCAACTGGATGTCCGCCCTGGCGACAGAGCGCGAGGTCCTTGACCTGCGGGAAGGGGACGTCTACCTCGGCATCTACCCGATGGGCCATGTCGGCCTCTCCTGGGGGCTCTCCGTCCTGAAGGCCGGAGGCACCTGGGTCTGCATGGACCGCTACGACCCGGAGGCGTACGTGCGCCTCGCGGCCGAGCACCGGGTGACGGTGCTCTCGGCAATGCCGCCGGTGATCCACACCCTCATCCGCTCGAAGCCCGGGACAGAGGAGGCGCTGAAGCAGGTCAGGTGTATCATCTCCGGCGGAGGCCCTCTCCTGCCCGTGATATGGGCCGAGTTCGACAGGCGGTTCGGCATCCCGGTGGTGAACGCCTACGGCCTCTCCGAGACGATCGTCGTCGGGTCGGCGACCGCCGTCGTCCCGGCCCATTACTCTCTCCACAAGGGCTACCTGAGCGTCGGGGCGCCGGTCGGGTATGCCGAGGCGAGGATCGTCGCCGCGGACGACGCAGGCCGCGACCTCCCTGCCGGCGAAGTCGGCGAGGTCGCCCTGCGGGGGCCGGCGGTCGCGAAAGGCTACTGGGGGATGCCTGAGGCGACGGAACGGGCCTTCCTCCCCGAAGGCTGGTTCCTGACCGGCGACCTCGGCTACCTTGACGAAGACGGCGTCCTCTTCGTCACCGACCGGAAGAAGGACATGATCATCATGTCGGGCTGGAAGATCTACCCGACAGAGGTGGAGAACGTCATCGTCGAGCACCCGAAGGTCGCCGACGTCGCCATCTTCGCGAGGCCAGACGAGAGGCGGGGCGAGGTTCCGGTGGCGGCCGTCGTCTTCAACCCCGGCGAGGGGATGACGCTCGACGACCTGACCGCCTACTGCCGGGAGAGGCTTGCCGGCTACAAGGTGCCCCGCGAGATGGTCGTCCTCGATCACCTCCCCCGGGTGAGCGGCTGGAAACTCCTCAGGCGGACTCTCAGGGAAATGTATCCCATATCATCGGGGAACTGACCCCCCGGACCCCTTATTTTCGTCTCGATTATATCAAGGATGCCAATTTGAACCTTTGGGAAGGTTTATCCTATTTGCATCCTATTTCATAATTCGGAGAGTACATTGGACAGGGAAAAACAGCGTTCAACCGGTCTTGTCGGTCTCGACCTGGTTCTTGAGGGAGGAATACCGAAGGGGACGGTGATCATCGTCGCAGGCACGCCCACAAACGGACTCGAACTTTTTGCCCGCCAGTTCTGGAAAGGGGACCCCGACAACCCCGAAGAGGGGACATATCTGATGCTCGACGGGAAGATCGAGGAGGGGATGACCGACGCGCGGGAGATACCGCCCGACCAGTACCCCGCACATCTGCACGGCCAGCGGATCGTCATCGACTCGCTCTCAAGCATCATCCTCAGGCACGGCATCGACGATGCCATCGACCTCGTGACCCGCGGGCTGCGGGAGAAGGTGGCGGAGGGGGCGAACGTGGCGCTCATCATGTACCTCGGCATCCACCGGAAGGCAGACGAGATCAAACTGATCAGGCTGGTTGACGGCTACCTCGAACTCAAACAGGGAATCGAGGGCTCAGAGGTGGAAAGGATGCTCGGCGTCTTCAAGATGATCGGGACAGAACTTCCAAAACAACTCATCCCGTACAACATCACCGCCGAGGGACTCGAACTCTCGACGACAAAGAGAGTCGTCTGATCTTTTTCAATCGCTCACGATACTTTTTTCTGAGAGATTTTTGCAGACCCGGAGGAGGGTGTTCAGGGGGCGGCAATCCTCCGGAGAAGGTGCAGACCAACCGCCTTCCCCATAACCTGAACCGGGGGGCGCCCCCCGGTCCCCCGACCTAAGATTGGTCCGGGAAGAGCGAACAGGAGATCCAGAGGAGGGAGGTTGCCATATACCCGCCTATCCTGAGCGGGGGTCCGGGGGCGTAGTCCCCCGGCGCGATACACCGATCAACCGCCTTCCCCACAATCTGAACCAGGGGCACCTCGAAAACCTACAGTTCACGGAAAATGCAGAGCATTTTCCTTCACCGGGAATCTTCGATTCCCTGTATTCTCGAACTCGCTATCGCTCGTTGCCCCCAGACCCCCACTTGCGATTGGTCCCGGGAAGAGCGAACAGGAGATCCTGAAGAGAGGATTGTCATCAATCCCC
Proteins encoded in this window:
- a CDS encoding CDC48 family AAA ATPase, translating into MPEMYLKVDRAYPEDQGGGKARLDPDTMLQMRLSPGDLVEIIGKRRTVAKVWRAMVSDWQQGKIRVDKFTRENAGIAVGDRILVRKAEQEIEAQRVVLAPPEDMPRQVPINFQSVVNHLIDFPVIKNDTVPIQAGLPFMQPQIVAFKAVTVEPEEAIIITKNTKVEFSEKPVAGFDGVRRISYEDIGGLKDELQRVRETIELPMRHPELFRKLGIDPPKGVLLYGPPGTGKTLIAKAVASESGAHFISIAGPEVISKYYGESEQRLREVFEDARQNAPSIIFIDELDSIAPKREDVTGEVERRVVAQLLTMMDGLEERGQVVVIGATNRLDAIDPALRRPGRFDREIEIGGPNEHDRTEIFRIHTRGMPLADDVSITDLARQTHGFVGADLAALAREGAIRALRRYMPEIDLEEDEVPPEILEKMEVTTSDFREALRDVSPSAMREVLLEVPHITWNDVGGLESEKEEVREAVEYPLTSRDRFDDLGIQPPRGVLLYGPPGTGKTLIARAVASESGANFIPVRGPQLLSKWVGESERAVREIFKKARQVAPSIIFFDELDALAPARGGGAETHVVESVLNQILTEMDGLTGRGDVVVMGATNRPDIVDPALLRPGRFDRLVYIGAPDRKSRAKIMDIHTRTMPIEGSAMNEAVAATDGLDGAGIEDILASFTSGAPIGIDTFRDAAAKAQKGQGDPLGAGARRRMIVDLLGLRGITLEDPGRTALIDAIAGTTDGYVGSDLESLCREAGMFAMREKTGIVTKKHLETAAKKVHPTMNERLVDYYQRIRGFFKGGLPEKVQPPEYQ
- a CDS encoding ATPase domain-containing protein; translation: MDREKQRSTGLVGLDLVLEGGIPKGTVIIVAGTPTNGLELFARQFWKGDPDNPEEGTYLMLDGKIEEGMTDAREIPPDQYPAHLHGQRIVIDSLSSIILRHGIDDAIDLVTRGLREKVAEGANVALIMYLGIHRKADEIKLIRLVDGYLELKQGIEGSEVERMLGVFKMIGTELPKQLIPYNITAEGLELSTTKRVV
- a CDS encoding class I adenylate-forming enzyme family protein, which translates into the protein MPNITTFLDVNARYCSGPAFIFAKDGRTYTFREMREAACRLAGGLSSLGIKKGDRVCIYLDTSPEYLLSYLAIWRIGAVAVPTNAVYHADEVRYALADSGAAAVITDTAGAPTVRVVRADCPALDHVCIVGAAGEGETAWDDLIRADPLERATDCSFDDLCQLQYTSGTTGRPKGAMLTQGNWMSALATEREVLDLREGDVYLGIYPMGHVGLSWGLSVLKAGGTWVCMDRYDPEAYVRLAAEHRVTVLSAMPPVIHTLIRSKPGTEEALKQVRCIISGGGPLLPVIWAEFDRRFGIPVVNAYGLSETIVVGSATAVVPAHYSLHKGYLSVGAPVGYAEARIVAADDAGRDLPAGEVGEVALRGPAVAKGYWGMPEATERAFLPEGWFLTGDLGYLDEDGVLFVTDRKKDMIIMSGWKIYPTEVENVIVEHPKVADVAIFARPDERRGEVPVAAVVFNPGEGMTLDDLTAYCRERLAGYKVPREMVVLDHLPRVSGWKLLRRTLREMYPISSGN